From the genome of Papilio machaon chromosome 9, ilPapMach1.1, whole genome shotgun sequence, one region includes:
- the LOC106711749 gene encoding homeobox protein Hox-A1, with protein MMTMDVGMYGEQQGCGEYYPPPCQYDCHEGYYDQQQYYEPALTAPLDTPPVISTDAGLCYTNLDYGELQHAYPAPTHAPHVPHTPHTPHAAHTPHMPLAHREEHKLDGHYLESKYNMHFVDESVQYSAHAGSPLPCGDFDPYQPKEEFLGLREGFPRDADLHALAPHTHVQHAQHAQHAQHAAHAVPTYKWMQVKRNVPKPTVPKLMIPPTEFTSQGVMGSPQDGMRTPTGGQMLANPLLNLNNTGRTNFTNKQLTELEKEFHFNKYLTRARRIEIASALQLNETQVKIWFQNRRMKQKKRIKEGLIVAPEASPATSQPPVHNTLGSSENSRESS; from the exons ATGATGACCATGGACGTGGGCATGTATGGTGAGCAGCAGGGCTGCGGCGAGTACTACCCGCCGCCCTGCCAGTACGACTGCCACGAAGGCTACTATGACCAGCAGCAGTACTATGAGCCCGCGCTGACGGCGCCGCTCGACACGCCGCCCGTCATCAGCACCGACGCCGGGCTCTGCTACACCAACCTGGACTATGGCGAGCTGCAGCACGCGTATCCCGCACCGACGCACGCTCCGCACGTGCCTCACACTCCCCACACACCACACGCAGCCCACACGCCACACATGCCCCTTGCGCACCGGGAGGAGCATAAGTTGGATGGACACTACCTAGAAAGCAAGTACAACATGCACTTCGTGGATGAGAGTGTGCAGTACAGTGCACACGCCGGGTCGCCTCTTCCTTGCGGGGACTTCGACCCCTACCAGCCCAAGGAGGAGTTCCTCGGACTGCGCGAGGGCTTTCCGCGCGACGCTGACCTGCACGCGCTGGCGCCGCACACGCACGTGCAACATGCCCAGCACGCGCAGCACGCACAGCATGCCGCGCACGCCGTGCCCACTTACAAGTGGATGCAGGTCAAGAGGAATGTACCGAAACCAACAG TTCCAAAACTGATGATACCACCGACCGAGTTCACGAGCCAAGGTGTGATGGGCAGTCCGCAGGACGGCATGCGGACCCCCACGGGAGGCCAGATGCTTGCCAACCCCTTGCTCAACCTGAACAACACCGGCCGCACCAATTTCACCAATAAACAACTCACGGAGCTCGAAAAAGAGTTCCACTTCAACAAGTACCTCACGAGAGCGAGGAGGATAGAGATAGCCTCCGCGCTGCAGCTAAACGAGACGCAAGTTAAGATATGGTTCCAGAACAGACGGATGAAACAGAAGAAGAGGATCAAAGAGGGGCTTATCGTGGCCCCTGAGGCGAGCCCCGCGACCTCGCAGCCCCCAGTGCATAACACCCTCGGCTCCAGTGAAAACAGTCGGGAAtccagttaa